A genomic region of Bacteroidota bacterium contains the following coding sequences:
- the rpsJ gene encoding 30S ribosomal protein S10: protein MQKIRIKLKSYDHNLIDKSAEKIIRTVKPTGCVVSGPIPLPTKKSIYTVNRSPHVDKKSREQFEIRAHKRLIDILNSNSRTVDSLMKLELPAGVEVEIKV from the coding sequence ATGCAGAAGATTCGAATCAAACTGAAGTCGTACGATCATAACCTGATCGACAAGAGCGCGGAGAAGATTATCCGGACCGTCAAGCCTACCGGCTGCGTCGTGTCTGGGCCGATTCCGCTGCCAACAAAGAAGTCGATCTATACGGTCAACCGTTCGCCGCACGTGGATAAGAAGAGCCGCGAGCAGTTCGAGATCCGCGCCCACAAGCGGCTCATCGACATTTTGAATTCGAATAGCCGCACTGTCGATTCGCTGATGAAGCTTGAATTGCCGGCGGGCGTGGAAGTAGAAATCAAGGTGTGA
- the tuf gene encoding elongation factor Tu: MAKAKFDRSKPHVNVGTIGHVDHGKTTLTAAITMALAKKMPGTQVRTFDSIDNAPEERARGITIATAHVEYETANRHYAHVDCPGHADYVKNMITGAAQMDGAILVVAATDGPMPQTREHILLARQVGVPRIVVFMNKVDAADPELLELVELEVRELLSKYEFPGDEIPIIPGSALHALNAGSDPAATPDDPRLKCIYDLMDAVDSYIPTPVRDVDKPFLMSIEDVFSITGRGTVGTGRIERGRVHVGDEVEIVGLGQHKKSVVTGVEMFRKELDEGQAGDNCGLLLRGVEKTELERGQVIAKPGSITPHTNFEAKVYVLSKEEGGRHTPFFNGYRPQFYFRTTDVTGVATLPEGVEMVMPGDSVQMKIELISPIAMEEGLRFAIREGGRTVGAGVVDKITK, translated from the coding sequence ATGGCAAAAGCAAAATTTGACCGCTCCAAGCCGCACGTCAATGTAGGCACCATTGGCCACGTTGATCACGGCAAGACCACGCTTACCGCCGCCATTACCATGGCGCTGGCGAAAAAGATGCCGGGCACCCAGGTTCGCACGTTCGACTCGATCGATAATGCGCCGGAAGAGCGCGCCCGTGGAATCACAATCGCCACCGCGCACGTCGAGTATGAGACGGCCAACCGTCACTACGCGCATGTGGACTGCCCAGGTCACGCCGATTATGTCAAGAACATGATCACCGGCGCTGCGCAGATGGACGGTGCAATCCTTGTTGTAGCAGCAACCGATGGCCCGATGCCGCAGACCCGCGAGCACATCCTACTTGCTCGTCAGGTCGGTGTGCCCCGTATTGTCGTCTTTATGAACAAGGTCGACGCCGCTGACCCTGAACTGCTTGAGCTCGTTGAGCTTGAAGTTCGTGAGTTGCTCAGCAAGTATGAGTTTCCTGGTGATGAGATTCCGATTATTCCTGGGTCGGCGCTTCATGCGCTCAACGCAGGCTCCGATCCGGCTGCAACTCCGGACGATCCGCGTCTGAAGTGCATCTACGATTTGATGGATGCGGTTGACAGCTATATCCCGACTCCTGTCCGCGATGTCGATAAGCCGTTCCTTATGTCGATCGAGGACGTATTCTCGATCACGGGTCGTGGTACGGTCGGAACGGGTCGTATTGAACGTGGAAGAGTCCACGTCGGTGATGAAGTCGAGATCGTCGGTCTTGGCCAACACAAAAAGTCTGTTGTTACCGGCGTTGAGATGTTCCGCAAGGAGCTTGACGAGGGTCAGGCTGGCGACAATTGCGGCTTGCTCCTGCGCGGCGTTGAAAAGACCGAGCTCGAGCGCGGTCAGGTGATCGCGAAGCCAGGTTCAATCACGCCACACACCAACTTCGAAGCGAAGGTCTATGTCCTTTCGAAGGAAGAGGGTGGACGTCATACGCCGTTCTTTAATGGCTATCGACCACAGTTCTACTTCCGCACAACGGATGTGACGGGTGTCGCGACGCTCCCAGAAGGAGTCGAGATGGTCATGCCGGGTGACTCCGTCCAAATGAAGATCGAGCTCATCAGCCCGATTGCCATGGAAGAGGGACTCCGCTTTGCCATTCGCGAAGGCGGTCGTACCGTCGGTGCCGGAGTCGTGGACAAGATCACGAAATAA
- a CDS encoding YfhO family protein, with the protein MRRIPQNMPLKRHILSILLLLGVLVIAFGPILFQGKLLLPTDLGDTMTLPFSQSFSPPQAENAYISDGLFQFYPYKLLLREAWQHGRFAFWNPLNLGGYPAYAESMATNFDVLNVVLLFGKMPFVFEIYLILPLFIAGIAFYFFLMSYNIDIWVARIFSMSYMLCGVFITHLLNHFIAGSMCWAPLLALFIKRHYDEGSARYLVFASLALCFGFLGGNIQTASFLVFLLALYALSYPKKETSISRRFGVITKTIALGLLLSAIMWLPTLEFFWSVVQSGLIASTSYTRGYSILQRILTLPLMLTFFIPQLAGSAGGVTLYNAFGVYTVDFNAAIGYLPLLLGIWAVIARWRDSDVRPFALLTVCGFLLPIATPLFRFLYHRFFIIGIFGLCGAGALGFQRILDGDLDRTAFQRWVRISRNIFAAAAGLILIVGFLILTNYQRTWEWALTHLLPRIEHMSFAEGNRAWVFDRLRATIDNYSLSSPSLFISLASIAIGYYLLSSLLHSSGLKRNAKLAGIWAITGLQVGMFAYSWFPHVDPARFPLLPDVKLTDFLRRDSSTRVFVDRRWHPNEQYLFIDNDNAAYGIAMLSGYESLLTRSFYLHIPKLATDSTMPAKMLGLLNVKYVLTGATSHLPSGDFALLDTGTWRLWQNRHVTLRAWLSDRVVNSPSDSSTLAQLVDTSFDLREVIFKDEKYAAIPPPLVMAPQLPTIIEDKPELIRIETSSDHSGYLVLSDSYYPGWECFVDGRKHDILRANYAMRAVYLDAGRHHVSFVFDPMSFQLGKWISILSFASILGLGLVQATRRERRP; encoded by the coding sequence ATGCGCCGAATACCTCAGAACATGCCCCTGAAGCGACATATTCTCTCGATCCTCCTCCTTCTGGGGGTTCTCGTTATTGCGTTTGGACCAATCCTATTCCAAGGTAAGTTATTGCTACCAACGGACTTAGGGGATACAATGACGTTGCCTTTTTCTCAAAGCTTTTCTCCGCCTCAGGCAGAAAACGCTTATATTTCAGATGGCTTATTTCAGTTTTACCCCTATAAGTTACTTCTGCGTGAAGCATGGCAACATGGCCGTTTCGCGTTTTGGAATCCGCTTAATCTTGGTGGCTACCCGGCCTATGCCGAGAGTATGGCTACCAATTTCGATGTCCTTAATGTAGTTCTGCTCTTTGGGAAGATGCCGTTTGTCTTCGAGATCTACTTAATTCTGCCTCTATTCATCGCAGGGATAGCGTTCTACTTTTTCCTGATGAGTTACAACATCGATATCTGGGTCGCAAGAATATTTTCGATGAGCTACATGCTATGCGGTGTCTTCATTACGCACCTCCTTAATCATTTTATTGCAGGCTCGATGTGTTGGGCGCCTCTTCTTGCGTTGTTCATTAAGCGACATTACGATGAAGGAAGTGCAAGGTACCTAGTATTCGCATCCCTTGCGCTCTGCTTCGGATTCCTGGGGGGGAATATCCAAACTGCCAGCTTCCTCGTTTTTCTGCTGGCGCTTTATGCATTGAGTTACCCGAAGAAGGAAACCTCTATCTCCCGGCGATTTGGAGTCATCACCAAAACCATCGCGCTCGGGCTACTCCTGAGTGCGATCATGTGGCTTCCGACCCTTGAGTTCTTCTGGAGCGTGGTCCAAAGCGGTTTGATTGCTTCGACGAGCTATACGCGCGGCTATTCGATTCTTCAGCGTATTCTCACGCTGCCATTGATGCTGACATTCTTTATTCCACAATTGGCTGGAAGCGCGGGAGGAGTCACACTTTACAATGCGTTTGGCGTCTACACGGTGGATTTCAATGCAGCGATAGGTTATTTGCCACTGCTTCTTGGCATATGGGCTGTGATCGCTCGGTGGCGCGACAGTGACGTTCGTCCATTCGCTTTACTGACAGTCTGTGGATTTCTCCTCCCAATCGCAACACCACTATTTCGATTTCTGTATCATCGCTTTTTCATCATTGGCATCTTCGGTCTCTGCGGTGCGGGCGCGCTTGGTTTCCAACGAATTCTTGATGGCGATTTGGACCGTACGGCGTTTCAACGATGGGTTAGAATTTCGCGCAACATCTTCGCGGCAGCCGCTGGGTTGATTCTGATCGTTGGATTCTTGATCCTGACGAATTACCAGCGAACGTGGGAGTGGGCACTCACCCACCTCCTGCCACGAATTGAGCATATGTCTTTCGCGGAAGGCAATCGAGCGTGGGTATTTGATCGATTACGAGCAACGATCGACAACTACTCACTCTCGTCCCCGAGCTTGTTCATCTCACTTGCTTCGATCGCTATTGGTTACTACCTCCTGAGCAGTCTTCTCCACAGTTCCGGGCTGAAGCGTAACGCGAAGTTAGCGGGAATATGGGCAATCACCGGCTTGCAGGTTGGGATGTTCGCATATTCCTGGTTTCCGCATGTTGACCCCGCACGATTTCCATTACTGCCGGATGTGAAGCTTACCGATTTTCTTCGTCGCGATTCTTCCACTCGCGTTTTTGTCGATCGCCGTTGGCATCCCAACGAACAATATCTTTTCATCGATAATGATAATGCGGCCTATGGTATTGCCATGTTGAGCGGCTATGAAAGTCTGCTTACTCGCAGCTTCTATCTGCATATTCCTAAACTTGCAACGGATTCCACAATGCCAGCGAAAATGTTGGGACTTCTCAATGTGAAGTACGTTCTGACCGGAGCGACCAGTCATCTTCCGAGTGGCGACTTTGCTTTGCTTGACACAGGCACATGGCGGCTGTGGCAAAACCGGCACGTGACACTACGAGCATGGCTATCCGATCGAGTAGTAAATTCGCCGAGCGATTCGTCCACGCTCGCGCAACTCGTGGATACTTCGTTCGATTTACGCGAGGTTATATTCAAGGATGAGAAGTACGCTGCGATCCCGCCGCCGCTGGTTATGGCCCCTCAACTACCAACGATCATTGAGGATAAACCCGAATTGATTAGGATTGAAACTTCAAGCGATCATTCCGGATATTTGGTCCTTTCGGACAGTTACTATCCAGGCTGGGAGTGCTTTGTGGATGGACGCAAGCATGACATATTGCGAGCTAATTATGCCATGCGCGCGGTCTATCTTGATGCAGGCCGACATCATGTTTCGTTTGTTTTCGATCCGATGAGCTTCCAGCTTGGCAAGTGGATATCAATTCTTTCATTTGCCAGTATTTTAGGGCTTGGCCTCGTGCAGGCAACGCGCCGCGAACGACGCCCATGA
- a CDS encoding YfhO family protein, producing the protein MRFTSLNIEVRQAFVTLAALLIVLVAAFYPILFEGKSLLPSDLIDTMTLPFSETYQPPHAYNSLVTDGYLQSYPLKHFTAQALANGHLAFWNPYILNGYPEYVEGMWTYNPILLLPFSFETKFNLLLIFPLLVAGFGMYLLLRDYDIRIGVARIFATAYMLNALFVSHLLAHFIPAAFSFAPYVLLFLHRYGQGSTRRDLALAGTALGLGILAGNVQTAAFLLILTSCYWLTLRWSEKRRVHFGPLALALLIGIGIGMAYILPAIELLYAVANGGVSFSTSFQRGYTLLSRILSLPMCLTFFVPQLAGSIRGVTVQAAVGVYPIDFQGAIGFLPLLLAFWGAIHLWKRLQAIRPFVILATVGLAIPICTPLFHFLYHRFFVVFLLGACVTGAIAFEAILKDEQLQRHFFRWLHYALVILIVLIALLTLSTVILHFEHDRILSGAMQSLMPRFTSAAFASGNNNWIVARIKESVEYWSLLRPIWIATTASCLFSLALLWVGLKQKIVLHRIMLTSLWIIISFQLILFARSWLPATNTDRFPIYPSTQETRLLHSLSRDSRVCFFRQIAPNTQTMFIDNENVIYGISEATGYKSLVPRCLFNEIGVTPDMATQRLLSRFNVGTICTATPIGDATHLVSLNQGPIWIYRVPTATPRAFFARSTATLSNDQIVLDSLRHGSSWPAALFTPDQTITSLHDATPQRESIALLQDLGSEISFHAHSDRVAYFVLTDTYYPGWKCRVDGAEVNLLRCNYAMRAILLHAGDHVIEFEFRPDSFNAGLWITIFTSLSSLLTAIFGHRRANRQI; encoded by the coding sequence ATGAGATTCACGAGCTTGAATATTGAAGTGCGACAGGCCTTCGTTACGCTTGCTGCACTTCTGATCGTGCTTGTCGCGGCGTTTTATCCCATTCTCTTTGAGGGGAAGTCTTTGCTACCAAGCGACCTCATCGATACGATGACGCTTCCTTTTTCGGAGACTTACCAACCGCCCCATGCATATAACTCGCTTGTCACCGATGGCTATCTGCAGTCTTATCCATTAAAGCACTTCACTGCACAGGCCCTGGCTAATGGACACCTTGCATTTTGGAATCCATATATTCTCAATGGTTATCCAGAGTATGTCGAAGGCATGTGGACATACAATCCAATACTCCTTTTGCCATTCTCGTTCGAGACGAAGTTCAATTTGCTCCTGATCTTTCCGCTTCTCGTCGCCGGATTTGGAATGTACCTTTTACTGCGAGATTATGATATTCGCATCGGGGTGGCTCGCATTTTTGCGACGGCTTATATGCTAAACGCCCTCTTTGTTTCGCATCTGTTAGCACATTTTATTCCTGCGGCGTTTAGCTTTGCACCATATGTATTGTTGTTCCTACATCGTTACGGCCAAGGCTCCACCCGACGCGATCTCGCACTCGCCGGCACTGCATTAGGCCTCGGCATACTCGCGGGGAATGTTCAGACTGCAGCGTTTCTACTCATCCTTACTTCATGCTATTGGCTCACGTTGCGGTGGTCAGAAAAACGTCGCGTTCATTTTGGACCGCTTGCTCTGGCGCTTCTCATTGGAATCGGAATTGGGATGGCATACATACTTCCGGCGATCGAACTCTTGTATGCTGTCGCAAACGGAGGTGTTTCTTTCTCAACGAGCTTTCAACGAGGCTACACTCTACTATCGCGCATTCTGAGCCTTCCAATGTGCCTTACGTTCTTTGTGCCGCAACTGGCGGGATCAATTCGCGGCGTAACGGTTCAAGCCGCTGTTGGAGTCTATCCTATTGACTTTCAAGGGGCGATTGGTTTTCTACCGCTGTTGCTTGCATTTTGGGGTGCCATCCACCTATGGAAGCGACTTCAAGCCATTCGCCCCTTCGTCATCTTGGCAACTGTTGGCCTCGCAATTCCGATTTGTACGCCACTGTTTCATTTTCTTTATCATCGCTTCTTTGTCGTCTTTCTTCTTGGAGCCTGCGTCACAGGGGCAATTGCATTTGAAGCGATCTTGAAGGACGAGCAGTTGCAGCGTCACTTCTTTCGATGGCTGCATTACGCGCTCGTCATTCTGATAGTGCTGATTGCTCTTCTCACACTATCTACCGTCATCCTTCACTTTGAGCATGACCGGATCTTGTCCGGTGCAATGCAGTCTCTCATGCCGAGATTCACATCGGCAGCATTCGCTTCCGGAAATAACAATTGGATTGTTGCTCGCATTAAAGAATCGGTCGAGTATTGGAGCCTTCTTCGTCCCATCTGGATTGCGACTACTGCAAGTTGCCTGTTCTCTCTCGCACTACTATGGGTGGGTCTCAAGCAAAAGATCGTCTTGCATAGAATTATGCTGACAAGTCTATGGATAATTATCTCATTCCAGCTTATTCTTTTCGCGCGATCCTGGCTGCCGGCAACGAACACCGATAGATTTCCCATCTATCCTTCAACTCAAGAAACAAGATTGCTACACTCCCTAAGCCGCGATTCCCGCGTGTGCTTCTTCCGCCAGATAGCGCCCAATACGCAGACGATGTTTATCGATAATGAGAATGTCATTTATGGCATCAGCGAAGCCACTGGCTACAAGAGCCTCGTGCCCCGATGTCTCTTTAATGAGATTGGTGTGACCCCGGACATGGCCACACAGCGATTGCTCTCGCGCTTCAATGTCGGGACCATTTGTACAGCCACTCCGATCGGGGACGCAACACATCTCGTATCGTTGAATCAAGGACCAATTTGGATCTATCGAGTGCCAACGGCAACACCACGCGCCTTTTTTGCCCGAAGCACCGCGACTCTCTCCAACGATCAAATAGTACTCGATTCACTTCGGCACGGCAGTTCGTGGCCCGCTGCTCTCTTTACTCCAGATCAGACCATCACATCTCTCCACGATGCGACACCTCAGCGAGAATCCATCGCACTTCTCCAAGACCTTGGCAGTGAAATAAGCTTCCATGCGCATTCGGATCGGGTCGCATATTTTGTGTTAACAGACACCTATTATCCCGGATGGAAATGTCGAGTCGATGGCGCGGAAGTCAATCTTCTCCGCTGCAATTATGCGATGCGAGCCATTCTACTCCATGCCGGCGATCACGTTATCGAGTTCGAATTCCGTCCCGATTCGTTCAATGCGGGACTCTGGATCACCATCTTCACTTCTCTCTCATCATTACTCACTGCGATATTTGGGCATCGCCGAGCCAACCGGCAGATATAG
- a CDS encoding glycosyltransferase family 87 protein, translated as MINALEWIRVRLFGSARAIAVIVSLAFVVFFLVVAIWHLQYPYEIEWYEGLMMDHIMRVVNGLPIYAAPDLYFSAALYQPLYYYVVAPLIHWTGPAFLAGRIVTVASTVLTAMVILFTVSRLTHRSKFAMCVAAGLFFSTYNLTELVQTVVRVDSLYVLFIITAFYAISQRRMLTSILAGVLLAAAYFTKQEAIFFYPLPFLWLFLIHRHQAVISVAVLVGLIAVGTLLLQSSSHGWYSYYVYGMPRAKGQYYGYMRVIAAFPTEILRYWGVAALILGMFIGLVRGKAFSLKSPEGFWALAVLSAVLQLCAHRGDQMSGNNVLHPLSAMLAVFIPYAVWRTSQERHSLARVFEWGLVIQLVVFIVDPRWQPMLLPGASERTRADHFVAYLHSLPGDVVIPAHGFLGPMAGKQTHTHCQVEDDVLVMRDSISRHYQDGWRDALVNRKFAAYIWDDGGSPRPDSIPGYTYAGMLPDSLRIGCKMGPRIIRPTFLYLPVGSAMPKYRSE; from the coding sequence ATGATTAACGCCCTGGAATGGATCCGCGTCCGACTATTCGGAAGTGCGAGAGCGATCGCAGTCATAGTCTCACTTGCCTTCGTTGTGTTTTTTCTGGTTGTGGCGATTTGGCATTTGCAGTATCCCTATGAGATCGAGTGGTATGAGGGCCTCATGATGGACCACATCATGCGCGTGGTAAACGGACTTCCAATCTATGCTGCACCCGATCTATATTTTTCGGCAGCGTTGTATCAACCGTTGTATTACTATGTTGTTGCTCCGTTAATTCATTGGACTGGACCAGCGTTCTTGGCAGGCAGGATCGTGACAGTCGCATCCACGGTCCTTACGGCAATGGTCATTCTGTTTACGGTATCCCGGCTGACGCACCGTTCGAAATTCGCGATGTGCGTTGCAGCAGGTCTATTCTTCTCAACATACAATCTAACCGAACTGGTCCAGACCGTCGTGCGTGTCGATTCACTTTATGTGCTCTTCATAATAACCGCCTTCTACGCGATCTCTCAGCGGCGAATGCTGACAAGTATTCTTGCGGGCGTGTTGTTAGCGGCCGCATACTTTACCAAACAAGAAGCAATCTTCTTTTACCCTTTGCCATTTCTTTGGCTGTTCCTCATCCATCGTCATCAGGCTGTCATCAGTGTTGCAGTACTAGTGGGGTTGATTGCCGTTGGAACACTATTGCTGCAATCGTCATCGCATGGTTGGTACAGCTATTATGTCTATGGTATGCCACGAGCGAAGGGACAGTACTATGGTTATATGCGAGTCATCGCGGCATTCCCCACGGAAATTCTCAGGTATTGGGGCGTCGCCGCATTGATACTCGGAATGTTTATAGGACTCGTTCGGGGCAAGGCATTCTCATTGAAGAGTCCGGAAGGCTTTTGGGCGTTGGCAGTACTTTCGGCGGTCCTACAGCTTTGTGCCCATCGTGGCGATCAGATGTCAGGCAACAATGTCTTGCACCCACTCTCGGCGATGCTTGCGGTCTTTATTCCCTATGCGGTTTGGCGCACTTCTCAGGAGCGCCATTCGCTGGCAAGAGTTTTTGAATGGGGGCTTGTGATTCAACTGGTTGTCTTTATCGTGGATCCACGATGGCAGCCGATGCTTCTGCCTGGCGCTTCGGAACGAACGCGTGCCGATCACTTCGTTGCATATCTGCATTCCTTGCCGGGGGATGTCGTGATTCCAGCGCACGGCTTTCTCGGACCCATGGCTGGGAAGCAGACGCATACTCACTGTCAAGTCGAGGACGATGTCCTTGTAATGCGCGACAGCATTTCACGACACTATCAAGATGGTTGGCGAGATGCGTTAGTGAATCGAAAATTCGCTGCATACATCTGGGATGACGGAGGATCCCCAAGGCCTGATTCGATTCCGGGATATACCTATGCAGGCATGCTTCCAGATAGCCTTAGAATTGGCTGCAAGATGGGACCAAGAATCATTCGACCGACATTTCTATATCTGCCGGTTGGCTCGGCGATGCCCAAATATCGCAGTGAGTAA
- a CDS encoding O-antigen ligase family protein has protein sequence MTTLDKGLEWGAQQSREIFTFRNLKYLVCWLMLWQDSMIGGSILELSTIFGEIPGTRTVEVFAMLLALIAICERTLSGDFKLRRSYFSAPLILILVIFFFSWCRGQIMLQRFNPVLEAHDAFAWPFAFFIVINAFRDDEDRRALWRIIMLAVIPKAVEGVYIYFFTPPNSGKDWGVVQLWRDAYLLGIGSVSLMLFAHYRGTTLRWIKWALYLSTPFLGFTFIMSMRRTFLVSALAAAALMFFTLPKERRRRHLAVASGFLGFMIFFTLITDPMALIGRLSGIVAPQNEGSAYIRLMEWPNVLLNIWHHPLLGVPVGVPWKTYYRMPVSAVYTTLGTHNTYLYWPLRAGILGAVAFFWLLGKLWKTALINNRLRRTEDDFIFGQLAIHLLILYQVSCFFGLMYAEDLPVFMAVVMTTFQLQSKYISGRYSYSEVSLRETLRAGKLVFTPRAIRRASRQKVTSILPVTV, from the coding sequence ATGACGACCCTCGATAAAGGTCTGGAGTGGGGTGCGCAACAGTCCCGCGAGATCTTCACGTTTCGGAATCTCAAATATCTTGTTTGCTGGCTCATGCTCTGGCAGGACAGCATGATTGGGGGCTCTATTCTTGAGCTCAGCACAATATTTGGTGAAATTCCCGGAACACGTACCGTCGAAGTGTTCGCAATGCTTCTTGCCCTGATCGCGATCTGCGAACGCACACTCTCCGGTGATTTCAAGCTGCGACGATCATATTTCTCCGCGCCTCTCATATTGATTCTTGTGATTTTCTTTTTCTCCTGGTGTAGAGGCCAGATTATGTTGCAGCGATTTAATCCGGTGCTCGAAGCTCATGATGCCTTTGCGTGGCCATTTGCCTTCTTCATTGTGATCAACGCATTTCGGGATGATGAAGATCGACGAGCCCTCTGGAGAATTATTATGCTCGCGGTCATTCCAAAGGCTGTCGAAGGTGTCTACATCTATTTCTTCACTCCTCCCAACTCCGGTAAGGACTGGGGCGTCGTGCAGCTCTGGCGCGATGCATATTTGCTTGGCATCGGGTCAGTCTCGCTGATGTTGTTTGCCCATTATCGTGGGACCACGCTCCGCTGGATCAAATGGGCGCTGTACCTATCCACTCCGTTCCTCGGTTTTACGTTCATCATGAGTATGCGGCGGACATTTCTTGTCAGTGCTCTTGCCGCTGCCGCATTGATGTTCTTCACGCTGCCTAAGGAGCGACGTCGCCGGCATTTGGCGGTGGCGAGTGGATTCCTTGGCTTTATGATCTTCTTCACCTTGATTACCGACCCAATGGCACTGATCGGTCGGCTCTCCGGAATCGTCGCTCCACAGAATGAAGGTTCTGCATATATCCGCCTCATGGAGTGGCCCAATGTGCTTCTTAACATTTGGCATCATCCACTTCTTGGGGTTCCAGTTGGGGTACCATGGAAAACATACTACCGAATGCCAGTATCTGCTGTGTACACGACGCTCGGAACCCATAACACCTATCTCTACTGGCCCCTGCGAGCGGGCATCCTCGGTGCGGTTGCGTTCTTTTGGCTGCTTGGGAAGTTGTGGAAGACCGCTCTCATAAACAACCGATTGAGAAGAACAGAGGACGATTTCATATTCGGCCAATTGGCAATTCACTTGCTCATTTTGTATCAGGTATCCTGCTTCTTTGGGCTCATGTACGCGGAAGACTTGCCGGTATTTATGGCCGTCGTCATGACGACATTCCAATTGCAGTCCAAGTACATCTCAGGCCGATACAGTTACTCTGAAGTTTCACTGCGGGAAACTCTGCGTGCTGGCAAACTTGTGTTCACTCCGCGAGCGATTCGGCGCGCATCGCGGCAGAAGGTCACATCAATACTCCCTGTAACGGTATGA